A stretch of Tripterygium wilfordii isolate XIE 37 chromosome 11, ASM1340144v1, whole genome shotgun sequence DNA encodes these proteins:
- the LOC120009075 gene encoding pleiotropic drug resistance protein 3-like, with translation METTLVLLEKSFIQLGAHHLYTRRIFDIWFAILGTRKENQNLFDIFGSMYAAVLFLGIINCMLIIPYVAIERTVSYRERFAGTYPFWAYSLAQEAIEIPFSLIRAVAFVLLTYPMIGYSVSAYKVFWCFYAIFSSFLYYNYLGMLLVALTRNYVVAQTLSSTFYAFFNLFSGYLIPQPQIPKWWIWLYYLFPTSWTLNGLLTSQYGDIEKDITVFGEIKNSYCFLKR, from the exons ATGGAAACAACACTTGTCCTACTGGAGAAGTCCTTCATTCAACTTGGTGCGCATCATTTATACACTCGTCGTATCTTTGATATTTGGTTCGCTATTTTGGGGACAAGGAAGGAAAAT CAAAATTTGTTTGACATATTTGGTTCAATGTACGCTGCTGTTCTCTTCTTGGGAATAATTAACTGCATGCTAATCATACCATATGTAGCAATAGAGCGAACTGTTTCATATCGGGAACGATTTGCTGGGACGTACCCTTTTTGGGCTTATTCACTTGCACAG GAGGCAATTGAGATTCCTTTTTCATTAATCCGAGCTGTTGCCTTTGTGCTCCTTACATATCCCATGATTGGATATTCTGTATCAGCATACAAGGTTTTTTGGTGCTTCTATGccattttctcttcatttttgtACTACAATTATCTGGGAATGCTGCTTGTGGCGTTGACCCGAAATTACGTAGTGGCGCAAACTCTATCCTCAACCTTCTACGCCTTTTTCAATCTATTCTCGGGGTATCTGATTCCACAACCG CAAATTCCGAAATGGTGGATCTGGCTGTATTATCTGTTTCCTACATCTTGGACGCTTAATGGTTTACTGACTTCCCAATATGGAGATATAGAGAAAGACATTACAGTATTTGGAGAAATCAAAAACAGTTACTGCTTTCTTAAAAGATGA